In the Leptospira sp. WS4.C2 genome, one interval contains:
- a CDS encoding sulfurtransferase — MKVLRGYGIYLFFLSLLWAFWLQLTAGPPTSKAKQVESPWFLSAEVALQFPKYTILDTRSSILRWKNKVSGAKSISWEELSRTDVPRKGELLELNLVRKKINDLGIKQNETILVLGDGQSGWGEEGRIVWSLREAGFHQSYWVDGGYQTFEKQIQKKTNPKNGNPTQVPLSGETKANQTLTILKEEIIKSLSSKQYQILDTREPREFSGATPYGESRGGHIPGAKSVFYQELFDAQGNIKSKVEVELYLKQLGIQKEKPIIAYCTGGVRSAFVVGVLRTYGYNAYNYAGSMWEWSHDPKLPLETGN, encoded by the coding sequence GTGAAAGTACTACGTGGTTACGGGATTTATTTATTCTTTCTTTCTCTCCTATGGGCATTTTGGCTTCAACTAACTGCGGGCCCTCCCACTTCTAAAGCAAAGCAAGTCGAATCCCCATGGTTTTTATCTGCCGAAGTGGCTTTGCAATTTCCGAAATACACAATTCTTGATACTCGTTCATCCATCCTTCGTTGGAAAAATAAGGTGTCGGGTGCAAAATCAATTTCTTGGGAAGAACTATCTCGGACGGATGTACCGAGAAAGGGAGAACTATTGGAATTAAATTTAGTTCGAAAAAAAATAAATGATTTAGGGATCAAACAGAATGAAACCATTCTAGTGTTAGGTGATGGTCAATCTGGCTGGGGAGAAGAGGGTCGTATCGTTTGGAGTTTACGGGAGGCGGGATTCCATCAATCCTACTGGGTAGATGGTGGATACCAAACATTTGAAAAACAGATCCAAAAAAAAACAAACCCGAAAAATGGAAATCCTACACAGGTTCCATTGAGTGGTGAAACTAAAGCCAATCAAACTTTAACGATTTTGAAAGAAGAAATTATAAAGAGCTTATCATCAAAACAATACCAAATTCTTGATACAAGAGAACCTAGGGAATTTTCTGGAGCTACACCTTATGGGGAATCTAGAGGTGGACATATACCTGGTGCTAAATCGGTTTTCTATCAAGAGTTATTCGATGCACAAGGGAATATCAAATCAAAGGTAGAGGTAGAACTTTATTTAAAACAATTGGGTATCCAGAAAGAGAAACCAATCATTGCTTATTGTACGGGAGGGGTTCGTTCCGCTTTTGTTGTTGGAGTTCTTCGGACCTATGGATATAATGCATATAACTACGCTGGTTCTATGTGGGAATGGTCTCACGACCCAAAACTTCCTTTGGAAACTGGAAATTGA
- a CDS encoding OmpA family protein, giving the protein MWKLFKPSDDNDMPYSTLNKGIRLLLLTYTVQYCIFTDKLFAQEGVVFENPYKKTENFETEKTYSIYFTKKSSQISKADLVRLQTTADFLNQNRNYEIYIYAHANEGKNAKEDIALSEKRSLEVERFLLIHFVEPNQIRRLFYGNSKSTNKTKEHQALNRRVEIKIQTIP; this is encoded by the coding sequence ATGTGGAAACTTTTCAAACCATCCGATGATAATGACATGCCCTACTCCACTCTAAACAAAGGTATCCGCTTGCTTTTGTTAACTTACACTGTTCAATACTGCATTTTCACGGATAAGTTATTTGCTCAAGAGGGTGTAGTTTTCGAAAACCCATATAAAAAAACAGAAAACTTCGAAACTGAAAAAACCTATTCGATATATTTTACAAAAAAATCATCCCAAATATCCAAAGCAGATTTAGTCCGTTTACAAACGACAGCAGATTTTCTGAATCAAAACAGGAATTATGAAATCTATATTTATGCACATGCAAATGAAGGAAAAAATGCAAAAGAAGATATCGCTCTAAGCGAAAAAAGATCCTTAGAAGTAGAACGTTTTCTATTGATTCATTTTGTAGAACCAAACCAAATAAGAAGACTTTTTTATGGGAATTCTAAATCTACGAATAAAACTAAAGAACACCAAGCGCTAAATAGGCGAGTGGAAATCAAAATCCAAACAATTCCTTAA
- a CDS encoding TIGR04282 family arsenosugar biosynthesis glycosyltransferase, whose translation MEKNKLIIFAKQPKLGKVKTRLAVSIGEEKTLKIYFELLQITKMVTAKVGAKKIVYWDQAMDKPIKEFEFGYQNEVQEDGDLGFKMEMAFQKEFQSEKTKTLIIGTDCPFLTKEILLQAFHALDDSDFVIGPARDGGYYLLGMKEFSPFVFQSIPWSTKDVLLLTIDSIQKNNKTVTLITELCDIDDVQDLEFWKGEI comes from the coding sequence ATGGAAAAAAACAAATTAATTATCTTCGCAAAACAACCTAAGTTGGGAAAAGTAAAAACGCGTCTTGCCGTTAGTATTGGAGAGGAAAAAACTTTAAAGATCTATTTTGAGTTACTGCAAATCACAAAAATGGTAACCGCTAAAGTTGGAGCAAAAAAGATAGTTTATTGGGATCAAGCAATGGACAAGCCAATAAAGGAATTTGAATTTGGTTACCAAAATGAAGTCCAGGAGGATGGAGATCTTGGATTCAAAATGGAAATGGCATTTCAAAAAGAATTCCAATCGGAGAAAACAAAAACCCTTATTATTGGAACAGATTGTCCATTTTTAACAAAAGAAATTTTGCTACAGGCGTTTCACGCTTTGGATGATTCTGATTTTGTTATCGGACCTGCTCGCGATGGCGGTTACTATTTGTTGGGAATGAAAGAATTTTCACCTTTTGTTTTTCAGTCCATTCCTTGGAGTACGAAAGATGTCCTATTGTTGACAATTGATTCCATACAAAAAAATAACAAAACAGTGACCCTTATTACTGAGTTATGCGATATTGATGACGTTCAGGATCTGGAATTCTGGAAAGGAGAGATTTAA
- a CDS encoding DUF971 domain-containing protein, protein MPNSQLATFPKEISFDEDSLYIEWKDGHGSKYSLLDLRKKCPCATCRGGHGGSVGQATGHIEAIKLLSWTKVGRYAISIVWSDYHNTGIYSYDNLRAYSDGIASAFD, encoded by the coding sequence ATGCCAAATTCGCAGTTAGCCACTTTTCCTAAGGAAATCTCTTTCGATGAGGATTCCCTCTATATCGAATGGAAGGATGGCCACGGATCCAAGTATTCTCTTCTCGATCTTCGAAAAAAATGTCCTTGCGCCACTTGTCGCGGGGGCCACGGGGGGAGTGTGGGGCAGGCAACAGGCCATATCGAAGCAATCAAACTTCTTTCTTGGACAAAAGTGGGCCGGTATGCGATTTCCATTGTTTGGAGTGATTACCACAATACAGGAATTTACTCTTATGACAATCTTCGTGCCTATTCGGACGGAATAGCGAGTGCTTTCGACTAA
- a CDS encoding DUF4395 domain-containing protein: MKIGYYPDVVNENVTRIVASTVVFLGVIAILFPNPYVLGLLLAGFTLRLSYGPKFEPFAFFTSRYLVPWLGISFVGTAGPPKRFAQLIGFLFSTVAIIFFALGLPLGYKIILATLVFFASLESFLGWCAGCFAFGLLMKLGVIPEEICERCNHLNFNK, translated from the coding sequence ATGAAAATAGGTTATTATCCAGATGTGGTCAATGAAAATGTCACAAGGATCGTCGCCTCGACTGTCGTATTCCTTGGCGTCATTGCCATTTTATTTCCGAATCCTTATGTACTCGGTCTCCTACTTGCAGGATTTACCCTACGATTAAGCTATGGACCCAAGTTTGAACCCTTTGCTTTTTTTACTTCCAGATACTTAGTTCCTTGGCTTGGGATTTCCTTTGTCGGCACTGCAGGACCGCCAAAACGATTTGCGCAATTGATTGGTTTCTTATTTAGCACAGTGGCAATTATATTCTTCGCTTTGGGACTTCCTTTAGGTTACAAAATCATTTTGGCAACATTAGTGTTTTTTGCATCCTTAGAATCTTTCTTAGGTTGGTGTGCTGGCTGTTTTGCTTTTGGCCTACTTATGAAACTCGGAGTGATACCGGAAGAAATTTGCGAGCGATGTAACCATCTAAACTTCAATAAATAG
- the lpxD gene encoding UDP-3-O-(3-hydroxymyristoyl)glucosamine N-acyltransferase, with product MKLKDLAEQLGASFTGSGDLEINGIKDLEHHTPVDPNSIYYVASKKYLTKHKKASDVKVALTIDSLASQFPNAIIIPEEGSKVKFIQVVSLFEKKPKYPASVSTKASVHPTAKLGKDVTIMDFAVIQENVVIGDRAVIYPNVVLEPNVEIGEETILKSGVVVYYNCKLGKRNLIHSNTVIGADGFGFYDYAGVRYKVPQIGNVIIGDEVEMGAHCTVDRAALESTTIGNFTKFDDHVHVGHNCRVGNYVYIAGATVLAGSVTIEDGCFLAGQSAVAEHLTMKTGSILLGLSGLTEDSKEKTVYFGIPARPALEMHRIHSSLPMLPEISKEFSKRKKLES from the coding sequence ATGAAACTAAAAGATTTGGCTGAACAATTAGGTGCAAGTTTCACCGGCTCTGGTGATTTGGAGATCAATGGAATCAAAGATTTGGAGCATCATACTCCCGTTGATCCAAATAGCATATATTATGTGGCTTCCAAAAAATATTTAACTAAGCACAAAAAAGCATCCGACGTGAAAGTCGCGCTGACTATTGACTCCCTGGCTTCACAGTTTCCTAATGCAATCATTATCCCCGAAGAAGGCTCCAAAGTAAAATTCATTCAAGTTGTTTCTCTTTTTGAAAAAAAGCCAAAATATCCTGCTTCCGTTTCAACAAAAGCCAGTGTCCATCCCACCGCCAAACTTGGTAAAGATGTAACCATTATGGATTTTGCCGTAATCCAGGAAAATGTGGTCATTGGTGACCGCGCCGTTATTTATCCCAATGTTGTTTTAGAGCCGAATGTGGAAATCGGTGAAGAAACAATTTTGAAATCAGGAGTTGTAGTCTATTACAACTGTAAGCTGGGGAAAAGGAATCTAATTCATTCCAATACTGTGATTGGTGCAGATGGTTTCGGATTTTATGATTATGCAGGTGTGCGTTATAAGGTTCCTCAAATTGGAAATGTAATTATTGGCGACGAAGTAGAAATGGGCGCTCATTGTACGGTAGACCGTGCGGCCCTTGAATCCACCACCATAGGAAATTTTACAAAATTTGATGATCATGTCCATGTGGGCCATAATTGCCGTGTTGGGAATTATGTGTACATTGCGGGAGCCACTGTCCTTGCAGGTTCTGTTACCATCGAAGATGGATGTTTCCTTGCTGGGCAATCCGCAGTAGCAGAACACCTAACAATGAAAACAGGATCTATTCTTCTCGGTCTTTCTGGTCTCACAGAAGATTCCAAAGAAAAAACAGTTTATTTTGGAATCCCCGCTAGGCCCGCCTTGGAGATGCATAGAATTCATAGTTCATTGCCTATGTTACCGGAGATATCTAAGGAATTTTCTAAACGAAAGAAACTAGAGTCTTAA
- a CDS encoding multiheme c-type cytochrome: MVSRPKTSFGNWKLKRNFYFSFLLLIILGASIYLYIHQRAVPVEQVFAGKIWAKPIENLPDLKGVGTPTAKNCGTCHTEIYEEWKHSTHANALSDLQFQSELAKPSSPKWICLNCHIPIQNQRETIITGLKNGDYFRPVEIPNPHFNPDMKSEGVTCATCHVRVDSESKESYVIGALGGTSPPHPVKIDRKQLLGRCYDCHNETYTLNESLVCSFQTGTELIATKSNQSCSSCHQPEVLRSIVKKSLNKPERRSHKHGFIGGGVPKTYDLYPHQIQLGYKPGIVLSNINIKSGVIEIEIKNANANHHVTTGDPERFYRLLLVGLDHQGNRIFKAETEIGQEWSWSPVAKKVGDTRIPFGKTFVWKLKDPSLPVASYVFQAIHVRLKNKTSDYMIQSSTHVPSPYDERLSKMKDLYPHSSLIIESSYQLKTKTRMDTPIEELFKRNLFRKGE; encoded by the coding sequence ATGGTCTCACGACCCAAAACTTCCTTTGGAAACTGGAAATTGAAACGAAACTTCTACTTCTCTTTTTTGTTATTGATCATTTTAGGTGCGAGTATCTATCTCTATATCCACCAAAGAGCAGTCCCAGTGGAACAAGTATTTGCTGGTAAAATCTGGGCCAAACCTATTGAAAATTTACCAGATTTGAAGGGAGTGGGTACTCCCACTGCGAAAAATTGTGGGACCTGTCATACAGAAATTTATGAGGAGTGGAAACATTCTACTCATGCAAACGCTCTTTCTGATCTTCAATTCCAGTCAGAGTTAGCGAAACCAAGTTCTCCTAAATGGATTTGTCTTAACTGCCATATCCCCATTCAGAACCAAAGAGAAACCATCATCACAGGACTTAAGAATGGAGATTACTTTAGACCTGTAGAAATTCCCAATCCCCATTTTAATCCAGACATGAAATCCGAAGGGGTTACTTGTGCCACCTGCCATGTCCGTGTAGATTCTGAATCTAAGGAAAGTTATGTGATCGGTGCTCTGGGTGGGACATCGCCTCCCCATCCAGTAAAAATAGACCGAAAACAGTTGCTCGGTCGTTGTTATGATTGTCATAACGAAACATATACTTTAAACGAATCCTTGGTTTGTTCTTTCCAAACGGGGACTGAGTTAATTGCGACTAAATCAAATCAGTCATGTTCTTCTTGCCACCAACCAGAAGTTCTTCGGTCGATTGTAAAAAAATCATTAAATAAACCAGAACGGAGATCTCATAAACATGGGTTTATCGGAGGAGGAGTACCTAAAACTTATGATCTATATCCTCACCAAATCCAATTGGGTTATAAACCAGGTATTGTCCTTTCAAATATAAACATAAAGAGTGGCGTCATAGAAATTGAAATTAAGAATGCGAATGCTAACCACCATGTCACCACGGGAGACCCTGAACGTTTTTATAGATTACTTCTTGTTGGTTTGGATCATCAAGGGAACCGTATTTTTAAGGCGGAAACTGAGATTGGGCAAGAGTGGAGTTGGTCTCCCGTTGCCAAAAAAGTTGGCGATACGAGGATCCCTTTTGGAAAGACCTTTGTATGGAAACTAAAAGATCCTAGTTTGCCAGTCGCGTCGTATGTCTTTCAAGCGATTCATGTTCGGTTAAAAAACAAAACTTCCGATTATATGATACAATCCTCAACACATGTTCCTTCTCCCTACGATGAAAGGCTTTCAAAAATGAAAGATTTGTATCCACATAGTTCCTTAATCATCGAATCATCCTATCAGTTAAAAACAAAAACTAGAATGGACACTCCTATCGAAGAACTTTTTAAAAGGAATTTATTTCGAAAAGGTGAGTAA
- a CDS encoding polyketide cyclase/dehydrase and lipid transport, translating into MIETIVETVICKPVAEVFAYVRNMQNQVAYNSSITSSNVVDDHSTEYKIQIDLGIFNLTEIYKLEEIIENQLIVASCLSNAMKFTDRYEFKNSNGNCHLTITDKMELKGLFKLSEGLVKMNLKSQMNTNLNSLKKILES; encoded by the coding sequence ATGATCGAAACCATTGTAGAAACTGTTATCTGCAAACCTGTGGCAGAAGTATTTGCTTATGTTCGTAATATGCAAAATCAAGTTGCCTATAATTCCAGTATTACTTCCTCGAATGTAGTGGATGATCATTCTACCGAATACAAAATACAAATTGATTTAGGAATTTTCAATCTAACGGAAATCTACAAACTAGAAGAAATAATTGAAAACCAACTAATTGTGGCCAGTTGTCTTTCGAATGCTATGAAATTTACAGACCGGTATGAATTCAAAAATTCTAATGGGAACTGTCACCTAACCATCACAGATAAAATGGAACTGAAAGGCCTTTTTAAATTGAGTGAAGGCCTGGTAAAAATGAATTTAAAATCGCAAATGAACACAAATTTAAACTCTCTAAAGAAAATTCTAGAATCTTAA
- the asd gene encoding archaetidylserine decarboxylase (Phosphatidylserine decarboxylase is synthesized as a single chain precursor. Generation of the pyruvoyl active site from a Ser is coupled to cleavage of a Gly-Ser bond between the larger (beta) and smaller (alpha chains). It is an integral membrane protein.): protein METLFQNGSKFNLILGSDILSPYFYLILVASLYLSFRLGFPQIRFLFLALKILTGNMDFKGSKGQLVHSQAFFAGIGSSLLAGSVIGTGLAIAYGGIGVLFWIWVMSLFVMPIRFVSSTLAVKFRNQLPSGRYLSGPMYFIEKALRAKWLAVAFSLASMVTVLLFGGIFPFVGLTYITKEGLNLSGLSGPISISVILLFIVIGGVRRVGRAASILAPIGIALFIFGYVSLFSNGMISFFGFLSDVTKEAFSIKALQGGGAFGILRALSVSLSTFFLSTETAVGKSSGIAGVVRTDYAAKQGLVSMLASFFEGFVMATLVGFVLYSYGAVNLDTILSFPNRILEQKESLSAILFFVSFLCFGVLSLAGWFYSGEQNAFYVFGEKFSNFFRMLFIGSTLGFSYLYVKYGIDVLVFVMHWGYIAAVITSVPLLVSLMLLGKSANFELKKYLSESGARYEIFKDIYLLFLTLLPKNLISKIFGYFSTLRLPRFMMIPILKAFAKAYKINLSEAELEIKEYASLNQFFTRALRAEARIIDSAVNAVVSPTDSKITSFGNINQSTIIQAKGIDYSVKELLGSEKYYPHFTNGKYITFYLSPQDYHRIHSPFAGQILGYYYEPGKLFPVNDLAVLNIRGLFPKNERLITFLQTEYGKIAVIKVGASNVGKIRVTYDNKIVTNNWIRFAKEHHYKDVSIMIDKGSELGRFEMGSTVILVFENDTIDLTNISLGDKIQYGTTVGNFRSKTTKLPVKA from the coding sequence ATGGAAACACTCTTTCAAAACGGATCTAAGTTTAATCTGATTTTAGGATCGGATATCCTGAGCCCTTATTTCTATCTCATCCTTGTCGCTTCACTCTATTTGAGTTTTCGGTTGGGATTTCCTCAAATTCGTTTTCTCTTTCTCGCACTCAAAATCCTCACGGGTAATATGGACTTTAAAGGTTCAAAGGGCCAGCTTGTACATTCGCAAGCCTTCTTTGCTGGAATTGGGTCATCCCTTCTTGCGGGTTCCGTCATTGGAACGGGCCTTGCCATCGCTTATGGTGGAATTGGCGTTCTTTTTTGGATTTGGGTGATGAGTTTGTTTGTGATGCCCATCCGTTTTGTGTCTTCCACTTTGGCGGTAAAGTTTCGTAACCAACTTCCTAGTGGACGTTATCTTTCAGGCCCCATGTATTTTATTGAAAAAGCACTCAGAGCCAAGTGGCTTGCCGTGGCATTTTCTCTAGCGAGTATGGTTACTGTTCTTTTGTTTGGTGGGATTTTTCCTTTTGTAGGACTCACCTACATCACAAAAGAGGGCCTAAATCTCTCGGGTCTTTCTGGGCCTATTTCTATTTCTGTTATTTTACTATTTATCGTTATTGGCGGTGTTAGGCGAGTGGGGCGTGCAGCCTCTATCCTTGCTCCTATCGGTATTGCCCTGTTTATTTTTGGCTATGTGTCTCTATTTTCCAATGGAATGATATCTTTTTTCGGATTTCTATCTGATGTCACGAAAGAAGCTTTCTCCATCAAAGCTTTGCAAGGCGGCGGTGCGTTCGGGATTTTGCGTGCTCTTTCTGTTTCCTTGAGTACATTCTTTTTGTCTACGGAAACGGCCGTTGGTAAGTCTTCTGGAATTGCAGGGGTGGTTCGAACTGATTATGCCGCTAAACAAGGGTTAGTGAGTATGCTCGCCTCTTTCTTTGAAGGGTTTGTTATGGCGACTCTCGTAGGATTTGTTTTGTATTCCTATGGAGCAGTCAATTTAGATACCATCCTTTCATTTCCGAATCGAATTCTGGAACAAAAAGAATCCTTGTCTGCCATTTTGTTTTTTGTGTCCTTCTTGTGTTTTGGGGTCTTAAGCCTTGCTGGTTGGTTCTATAGTGGGGAACAAAATGCATTTTATGTATTCGGTGAAAAGTTCTCTAATTTTTTTAGAATGTTGTTTATTGGGTCTACACTCGGTTTTTCTTACCTCTATGTAAAATACGGAATCGACGTACTCGTTTTTGTGATGCATTGGGGTTATATAGCCGCTGTCATTACAAGCGTACCGCTGTTAGTTTCCCTTATGTTACTTGGAAAATCTGCCAATTTTGAACTAAAAAAATACTTATCCGAGTCGGGCGCAAGGTATGAGATTTTCAAAGATATTTATCTTTTATTTTTAACCTTACTCCCAAAAAACTTAATCTCTAAAATTTTTGGATACTTCTCTACTTTACGTTTGCCTCGATTTATGATGATCCCAATTCTTAAGGCATTTGCGAAAGCTTATAAAATCAATTTAAGCGAAGCGGAGCTTGAGATTAAAGAATATGCATCCTTAAATCAATTCTTTACTCGTGCCCTTCGTGCTGAAGCAAGGATCATTGATTCTGCTGTCAATGCGGTAGTTTCTCCTACAGATTCCAAGATTACAAGTTTCGGTAATATCAATCAGTCTACCATCATCCAAGCCAAAGGGATCGATTATTCCGTAAAAGAATTATTAGGTTCCGAAAAGTATTACCCTCACTTTACAAATGGCAAATACATCACTTTCTATTTATCACCACAAGACTACCATCGCATTCATAGTCCGTTTGCGGGTCAAATTTTAGGATATTATTATGAGCCTGGGAAACTTTTCCCGGTAAATGATTTGGCAGTTCTGAATATTCGAGGACTATTTCCGAAAAACGAAAGGCTCATCACCTTCTTACAAACAGAATACGGGAAAATTGCCGTCATCAAAGTAGGGGCATCGAACGTAGGTAAGATCCGGGTCACTTACGACAATAAAATTGTCACAAACAACTGGATCCGTTTTGCGAAGGAACACCATTATAAAGATGTTTCGATTATGATCGACAAAGGTTCGGAACTTGGTCGTTTCGAAATGGGTTCCACAGTTATCCTTGTGTTCGAAAACGATACCATCGACTTGACAAACATATCTCTCGGTGACAAAATCCAATACGGAACTACTGTTGGAAATTTTCGATCCAAAACAACAAAACTTCCGGTGAAAGCATAA
- a CDS encoding glycosyltransferase family 2 protein, translating to MSKVICIIPARDEEAGIKRALTGLLSGSGLSKTDFIVVNNASKDQTANIVSEMGFLSLDCPKIGYGNACLVAIDWIKRSNLDPKYILFCDADGSDDPSDIQKLIRVIEESAADLVIGSRTVGFVEKGALSPIQIFGNALTCFLILVFFHRKFTDMGPLRIIRYTSLLQLRMKDPTWGWNIEMHVKALQKKMNIMETSVNYRRRFAGVSKISGTLSMSLRVGIKILYTFFRLLVFRVHK from the coding sequence GTGAGTAAAGTTATTTGCATCATTCCTGCTCGAGATGAAGAAGCTGGCATTAAACGTGCATTAACTGGCCTACTGTCAGGATCAGGACTATCAAAAACAGATTTTATTGTAGTCAATAATGCATCCAAAGACCAGACAGCCAATATTGTGAGCGAAATGGGATTTTTATCTTTGGATTGTCCAAAAATTGGATATGGAAATGCATGTTTGGTTGCCATTGATTGGATTAAACGGTCCAATTTGGATCCGAAATACATTTTATTTTGTGATGCAGATGGTTCTGATGATCCATCTGACATTCAGAAACTAATTAGGGTAATTGAAGAAAGTGCTGCAGATCTCGTGATTGGGTCAAGAACCGTAGGTTTTGTGGAAAAGGGGGCTCTGTCGCCTATCCAAATTTTTGGAAACGCATTAACTTGTTTTTTAATTTTGGTTTTCTTTCACCGTAAGTTTACAGATATGGGGCCTCTCAGAATCATTCGTTATACCTCTCTTCTTCAGTTGCGGATGAAGGATCCAACCTGGGGTTGGAATATCGAAATGCATGTAAAGGCTTTGCAAAAGAAGATGAATATAATGGAAACTTCAGTAAACTATCGCAGACGGTTTGCAGGTGTTTCAAAAATATCGGGAACACTCTCCATGTCTTTACGTGTTGGTATCAAAATTTTATATACTTTCTTTCGGTTGTTAGTCTTCCGTGTCCATAAATAA
- the fliN gene encoding flagellar motor switch protein FliN, with protein sequence MGEGSLSQDEIDALLQGADDTFDLSSLSGASSSSSDNLSPIDRDIISDVIGSAFQVAGNTLGTILAKNTRFMNPATESSSSTDVQKELGTKSVSLFSTISGSLAGRACLIMAQENAAKIAGVMMGGMTPPGQLDNAQLQTLKDSLSPILGTVTAQIGMKLGGTMSGSPPEIAIVNSGRDLQLPDDGSLVKTSLSLNIDGVGSFKVYYVISLSMANSILDIQKGGGQKQQQQSGGMNVSMQPNMGMGGGQGSVGIKGVNFPSLATAGGGPGQTNLNLLMDVQMALTVELGRTKMYIKDILGLGEGSIIELDKLAGEPVDLLVNGKLIAKGEVVVIDENFGVRVTDIVSPTDRLKGEK encoded by the coding sequence ATGGGTGAAGGTTCACTCTCACAAGACGAGATAGACGCATTACTACAAGGCGCGGATGATACATTCGACCTCTCTTCCTTAAGTGGCGCCTCCAGTTCGTCATCGGACAACCTATCTCCAATTGACCGCGACATTATATCCGATGTGATCGGCTCTGCATTCCAGGTGGCGGGGAACACACTTGGCACGATCTTGGCAAAAAACACTCGTTTTATGAACCCTGCCACCGAATCGAGCTCCTCCACAGATGTTCAAAAAGAACTCGGGACCAAATCAGTCAGTTTGTTTTCAACAATTAGCGGAAGTTTGGCGGGACGTGCTTGTCTCATTATGGCCCAAGAGAATGCAGCAAAAATTGCTGGTGTAATGATGGGAGGAATGACTCCTCCTGGCCAACTCGACAATGCACAACTTCAAACTCTAAAAGATTCCTTATCCCCGATTTTGGGAACGGTAACGGCACAAATTGGGATGAAACTTGGTGGAACTATGTCTGGCAGTCCACCAGAAATTGCCATTGTTAATTCAGGCCGCGATTTACAACTACCAGATGACGGTAGTTTGGTGAAAACCTCTCTCAGTTTGAATATTGATGGAGTTGGTTCTTTCAAAGTATACTATGTAATTTCTCTCTCAATGGCTAATTCCATTTTGGATATCCAAAAAGGTGGCGGCCAAAAACAACAACAACAATCCGGCGGAATGAACGTCAGCATGCAACCTAACATGGGTATGGGTGGTGGCCAAGGTTCTGTTGGAATCAAAGGTGTTAATTTTCCTTCTCTTGCCACAGCAGGTGGTGGTCCCGGACAAACTAACCTCAATCTGCTTATGGATGTGCAAATGGCACTGACTGTGGAACTCGGTAGAACCAAAATGTACATCAAAGACATTTTAGGCCTTGGAGAAGGCTCCATCATCGAGTTGGACAAGTTAGCTGGTGAGCCAGTGGATTTACTAGTCAATGGCAAACTCATTGCTAAAGGTGAGGTTGTAGTCATCGATGAAAACTTTGGTGTTCGTGTAACCGATATTGTAAGTCCTACCGACCGACTCAAAGGCGAAAAATGA
- a CDS encoding arsenate reductase family protein — MNLQIFGTKKCKDSKKAQLFFQERRVPFQFINLQEKEMSKGELKSILGSVKLDDLIDTESKVYEDKNLKYMLYDKEEALLSNPLLFKTPIVRDGKRATIGFVPDVWKQWILESKK, encoded by the coding sequence ATGAACCTCCAAATCTTCGGAACCAAAAAATGCAAAGACTCAAAGAAGGCACAGTTGTTCTTCCAGGAACGTCGCGTGCCCTTTCAATTTATCAATCTCCAAGAAAAGGAAATGAGCAAAGGGGAACTTAAGTCCATTTTAGGAAGTGTTAAGTTGGATGATTTGATAGATACGGAATCAAAAGTCTACGAAGACAAAAATTTAAAATACATGTTATACGATAAAGAAGAGGCTCTACTCTCAAATCCGCTTCTGTTCAAAACTCCGATTGTAAGAGACGGAAAACGTGCCACCATTGGATTTGTTCCCGACGTTTGGAAACAATGGATCTTAGAATCTAAAAAATAA